In Diorhabda sublineata isolate icDioSubl1.1 chromosome 4, icDioSubl1.1, whole genome shotgun sequence, a single window of DNA contains:
- the LOC130443338 gene encoding uncharacterized protein LOC130443338, with amino-acid sequence MAPIFKRDCGLVLFDVGSSKKEELLDGLIQFSTFKWFMNSKNLYRLILVNSEQTCNEKNYPNIFTTEIEDFDPKAVTKIIENAKVAKSNWLDALLLAIYHLEEAVGMNGLITLQLIFFTTLDVIYTPVLDVSNIQTIVSKLKEHNMFLYIIGPNIELPFAITSPGLVKKCMKEIQVDQKNQNLVVAKRIVNEGPNCLLCNTKIGLHLLISFKNSHGSQPWRKPFTIGHKLSIQSTTTKIYRKDISLKMYSPVQRNFVKTLAENRDVIVEDSEIIRGIVRHGTCLKIDEEMFRIETESCFEIMGFTHKKFVSETYLRGEDTFYVLPNEIFNDSFQIFTHLVNILAESNKYAICKRVYSTNNKPRYFALIPNLDFDPKCFTMTGISYVDYLTPHNLVIDNKESKTGISIGPTMMIEFHQQKLIKATAEKYLQKKINFNGMDEYLSAPTNKFLETLKRSWPARNLEPPSKH; translated from the exons atggcaccaatATTTAAAAGAGATTGTGGTCTTGTTTTATTTGATGTGGGTTCGTCAAAGAAAGAAGAACTTCTTGATGGTCTAATACAATTTTCGACTTTTAAATGGTTTAtgaattccaaaaatttgtatAGACTTATTTTAGTTAATTCGGAACAAACCTGCAATGAGAAGAACTATCCAAATATATTTACAACTGAAATTGAAGATTTCGATCCTAAAGCGGTTactaaaattatagaaaacGCTAAAGTGGCAAAATCTAATTGGTTAGATGCCTTACTTCTGGCAATTTATCATTTAGAAGAAGCTGTAGGTATGAACGGTTTGATAACTTTACAACTGATTTTTTTCACTACATTGGACGTCATATATACACCAGTTCTAGATGTATCTAATATTCAAACAATTGTGTCAAAACTCAAAGAACATAATATGTTTCTTTATATAATAGGACCAAACATAGAATTACCTTTTGCAATTACATCTCCAGGCTTAGTGAAAAAGTGTATGAAAGAAATACAAGTTGAccagaaaaaccaaaatttagtTGTTGCCAAAAGAATTGTAAATGAGGGACCTAATTGTTTACTTTGTAACACAAAAATTGGTTTACACTTACTGATCAGTTTTAAGAATTCTCACGGAAGTCAGCCATGGAGAAAACCATTCACTATTGGTCATAAATTATCAATTCAATCTACTACTACAAAGATTTACAGGAAGGATATTTCTCTAAAAATGTATTCACCAGTTCAaaggaattttgttaaaactttGGCAGAAAATCGAGATGTAATAGTAGAAGATTCTGAAATAATTAGGGGAATTGTTCGCCATGGAACTtgtttgaaaattgatgagGAAATGTTTAGAATTGAAACTGaaagttgttttgaaattatGGGGTTTACACATAAGAAATTTGTTTCAGAGACATACTTAAGAGGAGAAGATACATTTTATGTACTACCAAATGAGATTTTCAATGatagttttcaaatatttacacaTCTAGTGAACATTTTAGCTGAAAGTAATAAGTATGCTATTTGCAAAAGGGTATATAGTACAAACAACAAACCTCGTTACTTTGCCCTTATACCTAATTTGGATTTTGATCCGAAATGTTTTACTATGACAGGAATATCATATGTTGATTATTTAACACCACATAA tttaGTTATTGACAATAAAGAATCAAAGACTGGGATTTCTATAGGACCTACGATGATGATAGAGTTTCATcaacaaaaactaattaaagCTACAGCTGAGAAGTacttacagaaaaaaataaacttcaatgGAATGGATGAATATCTATCTGCgccaacaaataaatttttggaaac